Proteins from one bacterium genomic window:
- the map gene encoding type I methionyl aminopeptidase, producing the protein MADSISVKSAGEIAVMRRAAQIAALALRDVCAAVRPGVTTRELDRVAEDRIRALGAVPSFLGYRGYPASVCVSVNDEVVHGIPGRRALRDGEIVSLDLGAEVDGFHGDTAVTVPVGEIDEPRRRLLAVTAEALEEGIKAVRAGARLGDVGAAIQRHAERAGFSVVRDFAGHGVGRRLHEEPQVPNFGRRGTGLVLRTGMTLAIEPMVNIGGPDVVMERDGWTVRTADGRPSAHFEHTVAVTETGADVLTRLPAEASV; encoded by the coding sequence ATGGCCGATTCGATTTCGGTCAAGTCCGCCGGCGAGATCGCCGTGATGCGCCGCGCCGCGCAGATCGCGGCGCTCGCGCTGCGGGACGTGTGCGCCGCGGTCCGGCCGGGTGTGACCACGCGCGAGCTGGATCGCGTCGCCGAAGACCGCATCCGCGCGCTCGGCGCGGTGCCGTCGTTTCTCGGGTACCGGGGCTATCCGGCGAGCGTGTGCGTTTCCGTGAACGACGAGGTCGTCCACGGGATCCCCGGCCGCCGGGCCCTGCGGGACGGCGAGATCGTGAGCCTCGACCTCGGCGCCGAGGTCGACGGGTTCCACGGCGATACCGCGGTCACGGTGCCCGTCGGAGAGATCGACGAGCCGCGGCGGCGCCTGCTCGCGGTGACGGCCGAGGCCCTCGAGGAGGGGATCAAGGCGGTGCGGGCGGGGGCGCGGCTCGGCGACGTCGGCGCGGCGATCCAGCGTCACGCCGAGCGGGCCGGGTTCTCGGTCGTCCGCGATTTCGCGGGCCACGGGGTCGGCCGGCGGCTGCACGAGGAACCGCAGGTGCCGAACTTCGGCCGGCGCGGGACGGGGCTCGTGCTGCGGACCGGCATGACGCTGGCGATCGAGCCGATGGTCAACATCGGCGGACCGGACGTGGTGATGGAGCGGGACGGGTGGACGGTGCGGACGGCCGACGGCCGTCCCTCCGCGCACTTCGAGCACACGGTGGCGGTGACGGAGACGGGCGCCGACGTGCTGACTAGACTTCCCGCGGAAGCGTCGGTATAA
- the rpmJ gene encoding 50S ribosomal protein L36, translated as MKVRASVRRMCEKCKVIKRGNRVMVICENPKHKQKQG; from the coding sequence ATGAAGGTACGGGCATCGGTCAGACGGATGTGCGAGAAGTGCAAGGTGATCAAGCGCGGCAACCGCGTGATGGTCATCTGCGAGAACCCGAAGCACAAGCAGAAGCAGGGCTAG
- the rpsM gene encoding 30S ribosomal protein S13 — protein MARIAGVDLPREKRVEVGLTYIYGIGRSRAREILGITGVNPDTRVRALTDEEVTRLREVIDRNYKVEGDLRRDVAMDIRRLVEIGCYRGQRHRKGLPVRGQRTRTNARTRKGKKKTVGARKAKTETAAAPAAG, from the coding sequence ATGGCGCGGATCGCGGGCGTGGACCTGCCGCGTGAGAAGCGGGTCGAAGTCGGCCTGACGTACATCTACGGGATCGGCCGCAGCCGCGCCCGGGAGATCCTCGGTATCACCGGGGTGAATCCCGACACGCGCGTGCGCGCGCTCACGGACGAGGAAGTCACCCGCCTGCGCGAGGTGATCGACCGCAACTACAAAGTGGAAGGCGACCTGCGGCGCGATGTGGCGATGGATATCCGGCGCCTCGTTGAGATCGGCTGCTACCGCGGCCAGCGGCACCGCAAGGGGCTGCCGGTGCGCGGCCAGCGCACGCGGACGAACGCCCGGACCCGCAAGGGCAAGAAGAAGACCGTCGGCGCCCGCAAGGCCAAGACCGAGACCGCCGCGGCGCCGGCCGCCGGCTAA
- the infA gene encoding translation initiation factor IF-1 — MAKKDVIEVEGTIVEVLPNAMFRVELASGHKILAHISGKMRIHFIRILPGDRVKVELSPYDPTRGRITYRFR; from the coding sequence ATGGCCAAGAAGGACGTCATTGAGGTCGAAGGGACCATCGTCGAAGTGCTCCCCAACGCCATGTTCCGGGTGGAACTGGCGTCCGGACACAAGATTCTGGCCCACATCTCCGGCAAGATGCGGATCCATTTCATCCGGATCCTGCCCGGCGACCGCGTGAAGGTGGAGCTCTCGCCGTACGACCCGACCCGGGGACGGATCACCTATCGATTCCGTTAA